The Solenopsis invicta isolate M01_SB chromosome 1, UNIL_Sinv_3.0, whole genome shotgun sequence DNA segment AACGGATCGTCCAAGCTCGGCATGTGATTATTAACTAAAGCAATGTAGCCCGTAGTTACCCATGAGCTTATTAGTAGACTGACTAACGCGAAAGCTGCGATTTTAAAGTGATTCGTAGCCAATATCAAAATCACCCCTCCCACAATGTAGAACTGCGTATCGTCCGCTAAATACCAGCTCCAAAGCATACACTGTAATAAGTatgaatttacatttttgttcaatggaaataaaataaaatttgtaaattttcaaaaagaagagcaaatttaaaaaaaattagaattagaactttttaatacaaaatatattttgtattgtgaagaaaagaattttcatgGAGCTAACATTCGAAATGGAAAAGCATGAAttctattataaagaaaataaaagtaaataaaacgcACCATTTGTTCGACTGGAAACCAAGTATTGATATAGAGCATATTCCTCCACCAATAATTGGGGCAGTTATAATGATCGGCCGTGGGAGGCTCGAAAACGGAATTCGTGTAGAAATATTTCATCGAGACCTCTACTACACCCAGCACGAACATGTACGGTGTAGTAAGTCTACAAAAGCGATACACAAGAAGCCCAATGAATTTCAGTGTACCTGCGGCAAAGCCTCGTGTGCCCTGCGTGAGTCTCTTTAGATCTCCCTTCGCGTTGGTTCTGAAATATAAAAAGCTCACGAGCAAACCGCccataaagaaaaatgtatcgaCGCTGAAAGCCCCGTTTGTGATGGTCTGGAAGAGCAATCGCTTCTCCACTACTTTGCGATATTCCATGTTGTCCGAATATTTGAAAACAATAATGCACGTATGTCCAAGGATGACCCAGGCCATCGAGATCGCTCTGAGCCCATGCACGGTGCTAATTGTGTCTCCGCCTACATTACGGTCGCAGATGATCTTCACATTAGCGGGAACGGAAAAAGAAAGTAGAAGTTCCTCAAAGATACctgaaaaataacaaaagattgGAGAGCTTATTCGTATCGCCACGAATATACTAATTAGAGAGAACAGATTTATTTTGTAGTTACAAGATATTTGGCAATAGGTGGAAAAAAATGTAAGGAATGATTCTGGacgatatattaaaatacaacaaaaatcgaaattatgattaaaatttcattttttgaacTATATCTAAATGTTCACgtactattataatttaaaaaacaaatcctTAATCACAATTTTGTTGTTCTTAATTTTTGTCCTATATTACCTTCTCTTCTACTTACTCGGGAATACTTATAATggataagaaaaatttaacgtACTAAGATGTTGCTCTTCTTTGGTAGATGATTGTAAACCATTCTCGTGActgttgttattattaatcgACTGCGTACCATTGCTACTAGAATCTGCCACTGGAACAGGAAGGTAGACCTTACCTTGAACATCTAcggaatataataataaattgtgtgACTACTTTTGATACTGTCCTTGTCTTGTCTTGATGGTCTGTAAGTGGTAGTCGTGAATTATATTAGTCTGTACTATCGTACGAAATATCAATTGTTACGTTAATTGCTTTTTACAATTACAGCATTTCAGAGTATGCGTTAGTACCGATACGGTGAATTAACAGTgatttttttgatataaaacgcttattatatattgaaaataaaactaCGTTTTGCATCTTGTGCTAATTCTTACTTCTGTAATTTACTGTTTACATAACGTTGTCAATTCCTCATATTGTTTTCtacttatatcatttttttattttcccggagtagatactttaataaaaatttcttagagGCTAATAGCATACAGAAACCTAATGATTTtcacataaattaatttatgctaatatattaataataaaattatattctctattcaattttaaatgcatCTTACTTTAGTAaactttaaattgaaatttataaagagtcataaagaaatgtttaatgatcaatgaaaaagaaattaataaagataatgtcATTCAACAAATTGTCACaaaacatgtaatttttaatttactaagagatctgtatataaaaaatgtattattgacttgatttataaaaatatgtataaacaatCTACAATATTTCTTCATAAAGATCAAGatgtaatctttattattttaatatgttgatTTCATCTGAAGCgaatatgtatgtacaagtGATGATAGATTGACGAAACGAtgtcaatatattaaaataaaagatagagATTATAATACGTCCTGttttctttatgaaaaaatattgtgaattgTTTATGCAGCTTTCTATAGATCCTTTGAatccaataattaattatttattatatatagatatcaAATGAGCGCATAATTCTTGGACATGAACATTGACTCTTTttaccatttataattttccgATCACCATTAGAGAGCTGCTCGAGTTTTCCATGTTTCTCCAAATCATAGATTACATTTTTCTTGCAGACTAATTTTTTCGATAGATGATAATCGTATCCTGTGCCGAGAATCATCAGTATCAGGACCATCGCGCTAACACCGCTGAAACATATTGAATTCTGTTTTTGCGCCTATTCGCTCGTGCATATTAATTGGCAATCAAAAGATATCAGTTCTTGTCTTggaatacataataatattaataaaagtaacatGTATTCAAATAAGACATTTTATAAGTACACTTTATAAATAGTCAAGCATCTTTTCTCGTAAACTTACGATAAAATCCAAAAAACTGGATCTGTGTACATGTCGTATAAATTGTGTTGGTCTCTGACTTTTTCAATTGTCAGATGCTTCGCTGTAAATTCACTTGTGGCAAGTTTTCCGATTATGGCGACATCGGAAGCAGTGCATGAAAACGGCAGGCAGACTCCCAAGTGAATCAGTCTTGTCTGAAACAAGAGCAacaatttgtacttttttttctattacaaaaTACTTTGCCTAAAATAATATGCAATCTGAAAATCTCTCTTTTCAAAAGCGCAAAATTCTTTGTTGAGTCTCTCAAgatgtttcataaaaataaatcaagaatttgcaTCAAGAAAAGCACCTCTCAGTTtctttataaaactaaattatatttataataagttaCCTTTGTCATACGCatattgaaagatttttttaaattaaaatattaaaaatctgaatatttttttaatgtatattttttcgttacacttctataaaaacgttaaatttataaaaaaaaggaattttatttttaaaacatttgtactTAGATCTTATATTTAGATCagagtaaattattatttttatatttcttattaatatacatatttaatgtttagtatcagcaatatattatttatacatcattttaatataaaaataaacagacattattatttttcgttaaataaattttctccgttaatgtacatttatgtgatagaaaatttatattgacgGAATACAATATtgcgtaaaatttattttctaataaattagaGATATTTAAAGTGCGaagattatttatgtttttacaagATTTGTAATTATACACATAAATTTGCAGTATATTGATAATACTTACTGGCGTATAAGATACATTTATAGAAAGTTTCAGCATATAAAATCCTAGTTGAAAAGGCGTTTCGATGGAATCTGTTTCGATCCAGGTATTGGTTCCACTAAAACCTGTATTGATTCTTTTTCGTGGCTCCATATTAAATTCGCGAACTTCCTCAAATGTACTAACTTTGGAAtcttctacatatttttttgaatacGTTTGGTATGATGAAGTTTTTCCAATATAGTCGCATTCAGTTGCTGATCCCGTAAAATAAGAATTACCCCAGAAAAATCCATTTGTGAATCTACCGGATGCATCATCAACTGAAACAAGAAATTCATTATCAGTGAATGTTACGTacatcttataattttaaataaagaaaatatgttcaGAAATGTTTGctctttaaatttaagcaaattatgaattcattctttatttaaaaatataatgtggAGAATTCACATCGTACAaagaaaaaaaccttttttatttatgttaaaaccgatccttgttaaaatttttatatcagatttttaacaatttttaacaatttaaatattaatttaaaatttgaatcagagttagtaaaaatcatttttaaatatgtttcaaaCACATAATatgatgtattaaaaatatgactTATTAACACCCTGATTTGAATTATTGGACACTAATATGATTAtgttgtttgaatattttgtgctaAATTGATAATcgatatttcttaatattaaaatcatataatgtataaattctgaaataaatgAACGTAAAATATGCGTGTcagtatataaatgttattttactgaagaaatatgttaccacaatttgtttccaaattgcgtcaaaatgttacatttttacataatacttATGTAACGTAACGTTGATTTTTTACGTCCTACTTATATTaccaatatttttcatttattctagTTGATGCGATGACCAGgcatgtattttacatatatgcaaAAGTTGAAATTGATAGatctaatagtttttgaaaatatatgtaacatgAAAATTAGTAAACATTTAGCTGTAccagaaaatttaaatatttattaaatacatatacaaaCAGGTATAAAAACAGAGAAAACTATGTGCAgcagttttttaaattcctaAAAATAGGTAAACTTTTTGCGGTCTAAACTTAAATATCCCCTTGAGAAATCGGTCCTTTTGAGAATGGatcatctttctctctttagaataattaatatcgagatgcattaatatcaaattgatCATCAGATAATAGTTAAACGAAGGTCAACATTCGAAGATTACAAACGTAAGAGTAAAGAatacatttgaattaaaaatctctTATTATACATTGCATTGgaagtgttttaaaaaaagattccGGAAACTTTAAAAATAGTATGACAAGACGGAAGTCGTATGTTTTCCTAGAACTGTTTGTTAATTAAGAAAGATTTTGGAAGAGTGttcaaaatcttaaaatattaagatgaaAGTTACGGAACGTGCAAGAACTGTGCGGTATGAATAATACAATATGAATAAAACAATAAGCAATATCGTGGCGGAATGTTACATCGTTCAGCATGTAACATCGTTCGTAAATGAGCCAGCACCATTGGTTGGTTATTATCTAATGCAAAATTAGTAATCTTTACTTAAATGCCGGGACACGGTGCGTAATTTCTATTTGATTAAATAACCGGGCTGCGTAACCGCCGCACATGCGTCCGCGAGCATGCGAGCTTTTTTTGCGAGTGATGCAACGAAGTATCCTTGTTATCGTAACGCAACGACGATCGTCATTGGGAAGGCGCGAAGACGGCGGAGGCTTACGTTCGGAGTGGTTTCAACGAAACACATACTTTCTATTCAGGAAGTAAAAGATATTATCTAATCGTCAGTATAGCGGCAGATTTACGACTGTATTACATAGGTCTCAGCTTGATCGCGATCCCGTTACATCACTCGCGGCTGCATGCTTGCGGCTGCAGCTGCGGTCGTCATCTGTTTTTCGTGAGCAGCGAGCACTCGCGAGACTCGCACCGGATAACTTTCAGTATTTTGTCTCTCATCCCACggtttggtaaaattttttgaGCAGCGGTATAATATATAGCTCTGGTAATTGGTTCTTTTGAATTTCATTTGGAttggataaataattttaattaaatttatgataaagcAAGAGTAATGGCAAAAAACatctaagaaattataaattttaatttaaagtaatcTTCTAACTGTTGTAATTGATTGTATTGCTTTCCCCGATGAgtacaatttatgaaattattttttttaaacaatatgaaACTTAGGATATTAGAAATTGGGTATAtctttttgtttgtaattttatagtaCAAAGTACtgtattaatatgtttttttgtacaaaatattattaatataaaattttaatttaagaaaaaaaaattgaattttgttaattgaaatagaaattacacaaatgtttacgtaaaaaagtgtaaaattgaACTAAAGGACAATTAtcaacttattatttaaatattctattttgcaatttaacaaatttaattttgattttatagttgaAAGCTGCATAAAATATACGATGTTTGTCATTCTTTTagcaaaaaaacaattgttaaagaatatttctaccaaagttatatataattttataatgaaaaattttgaattttaacgaaattatattaaagaaattattaaaagagagaaaattagaaaaagtttgtttctctttcaattttcgATTTCGAATAGGTTTTCGACTACTATTCATTGACATGTACTACTATCCTTTAATGAATATCACACAATGCATTCATATTGtcattaacataataataaattttgcgcCATGACTCAGTTTCACTGCAAGACATTCTAAAGCCAAGTTCACGCTTGCCTTGCAACTTGATTTATTTCCGTAAACGTAAATGTACAATGTTacgtttg contains these protein-coding regions:
- the LOC105202079 gene encoding nose resistant to fluoxetine protein 6 isoform X2, which produces MRSTMYPPLVTLLIFSAICVHAEEISTSIPDDAAEEPVLRVRSLPTTINVVEKNWTSLSEMLDVFSARNLVRNWIEGKYPVGVQCGKDITTYVNALKNEELWALKVDDASGRFTNGFFWGNSYFTGSATECDYIGKTSSYQTYSKKYVEDSKVSTFEEVREFNMEPRKRINTGFSGTNTWIETDSIETPFQLGFYMLKLSINVSYTPTRLIHLGVCLPFSCTASDVAIIGKLATSEFTAKHLTIEKVRDQHNLYDMYTDPVFWILSGVSAMVLILMILGTGYDYHLSKKLVCKKNVIYDLEKHGKLEQLSNGDRKIINVADSSSNGTQSINNNNSHENGLQSSTKEEQHLSIFEELLLSFSVPANVKIICDRNVGGDTISTVHGLRAISMAWVILGHTCIIVFKYSDNMEYRKVVEKRLLFQTITNGAFSVDTFFFMGGLLVSFLYFRTNAKGDLKRLTQGTRGFAAGTLKFIGLLVYRFCRLTTPYMFVLGVVEVSMKYFYTNSVFEPPTADHYNCPNYWWRNMLYINTWFPVEQMCMLWSWYLADDTQFYIVGGVILILATNHFKIAAFALVSLLISSWVTTGYIALVNNHMPSLDDPLALFDKIYDKPWTRLGPYLIGMTVGYFLFKTDCKLKMSKTTVVVGWLLSFACLLSLLYGLYEAELTPVTAAAYSSLSHSAWALSLAWIVIACSTGYGGYVNKILSWPLLYPFSRVTYCSYLVHPLVIRLTAMNLDSPFHLGKDIMMIMFLGQLVLSYALSFVISIAFEAPVVSMLKIVSPKKRKRIQ
- the LOC105202079 gene encoding O-acyltransferase like protein isoform X1; the encoded protein is MRSTMYPPLVTLLIFSAICVHAEEISTSIPDDAAEEPVLRVRSLPTTINVVEKNWTSLSEMLDVFSARNLVRNWIEGKYPVGVQCGKDITTYVNALKNEELWALKVDDASGRFTNGFFWGNSYFTGSATECDYIGKTSSYQTYSKKYVEDSKVSTFEEVREFNMEPRKRINTGFSGTNTWIETDSIETPFQLGFYMLKLSINVSYTPTRLIHLGVCLPFSCTASDVAIIGKLATSEFTAKHLTIEKVRDQHNLYDMYTDPVFWILSGVSAMVLILMILGTGYDYHLSKKLVCKKNVIYDLEKHGKLEQLSNGDRKIINDVQGKVYLPVPVADSSSNGTQSINNNNSHENGLQSSTKEEQHLSIFEELLLSFSVPANVKIICDRNVGGDTISTVHGLRAISMAWVILGHTCIIVFKYSDNMEYRKVVEKRLLFQTITNGAFSVDTFFFMGGLLVSFLYFRTNAKGDLKRLTQGTRGFAAGTLKFIGLLVYRFCRLTTPYMFVLGVVEVSMKYFYTNSVFEPPTADHYNCPNYWWRNMLYINTWFPVEQMCMLWSWYLADDTQFYIVGGVILILATNHFKIAAFALVSLLISSWVTTGYIALVNNHMPSLDDPLALFDKIYDKPWTRLGPYLIGMTVGYFLFKTDCKLKMSKTTVVVGWLLSFACLLSLLYGLYEAELTPVTAAAYSSLSHSAWALSLAWIVIACSTGYGGYVNKILSWPLLYPFSRVTYCSYLVHPLVIRLTAMNLDSPFHLGKDIMMIMFLGQLVLSYALSFVISIAFEAPVVSMLKIVSPKKRKRIQ